The DNA window TTCCACCTACAACTCCTCCGAGAAGTTTATCTGGAGGAGTTCCTGGTTTGTTTACGTCGAAGCTCCTCGCTATGTGCATGAGAGGAGGAGAAGTTAGATCTCTTTCTGGAGTGGGTATCGTCTCTTCTATCGCTTCGATGAGGGCATCTATGTTAACCTTCTGCTGGGCAGATATTGGAATTATCGGGGCGTTTTCCGCTATGGTTCCTTTAACGAACTCCTTGATTTCTCTGTAATTTTCGAGAATTCTTTCCTTCGGAACGATGTCTATTTTGTTCTGGGCTATTACGATTTTGTCAACTCCTATTATTTCGAGAGCCATTAAGTGCTCTTTTGTTTGCGGTCGAGGACACTTCTCGTTGGCTGCGATGACTAAGACTGCACCGTCCATTAAAGCCGCACCGCTTAACATCGTTGCCATCAACGTCTCATGCCCGGGACTGTCGACGAAACTCACTGTTCTGAGAATTTCCGTCTCTACGTTATGTTTTGGGCAAGTGACTTCGACCGTGTAAGCTTCCGGAGGTTCGCAAAGGGGGCATTTTCTGAAGGTTGCGTCAGCGTAACCCAGCTTTATAGAAATTCCCCTCTTTAACTCTTCGCTGTGTCTGTCCGTCCAAACTCCGCTTAAAGCGGCAACAAGGGTTGTTTTTCCGTGATCAACGTGACCAACCATTCCTATGTTAACTTCTGGAAGAGGAACGTCTTTCGACATATTTTAATGAGGGGATTCGAGGATATTTAAATCTTGATATTGGTCCTGATTCCCTTAAATAATGCGAATGTTAGAACAACAATCCTCAACGTCTCATCTCCAAATGACCCAGACAGAGAGCTTCTTCTGTTTTTCTTGCAAAGTAGATGTGCTAAGAAGGTAAAAAATTTATATCTTAACGAAAAACTTTTCAAAGTGTTCGAAATCGTAGCTTTCCTGCTGGTTGTTGAGATAATAGGTTTCTCAGCTTACCCCCTCCTCAGAAAAGAGTTTGGGGAAGAGGCTTATTCTCTAAGCAAACCGTTTGGACTTGCAATTTTAACAGCTGTGGCTTTGTCTTTCTCTTTAGCAGGACTCAATTTTTTCCTCTCTTCACTTCTTGCTTTAATTTCTCTTGTGATTCTCGCAGTGATCAATCGGGATGGCTTTTACTTTGAAGGGGAAACTTTTAAAGAAGAGCTGGTCTTCTTAATTTCTTACTCCCTTTCTCTGCTTTACCTTTCACTCAAACCCGAAATTTACTTCGCTTACTCCGAAGACTTTACGGACTTCGCTTTTCTCAAATCCGTTTTACGTTTCGGAATTTTGAAGGACCCTTGGTTCGGAGGAGAGCAGATTTTTTACTACTTCTTCGGGCACGCTTTAGCGGCTTCTCTCATAAAGC is part of the Ferroglobus placidus DSM 10642 genome and encodes:
- a CDS encoding translation initiation factor IF-2 subunit gamma; this translates as MSKDVPLPEVNIGMVGHVDHGKTTLVAALSGVWTDRHSEELKRGISIKLGYADATFRKCPLCEPPEAYTVEVTCPKHNVETEILRTVSFVDSPGHETLMATMLSGAALMDGAVLVIAANEKCPRPQTKEHLMALEIIGVDKIVIAQNKIDIVPKERILENYREIKEFVKGTIAENAPIIPISAQQKVNIDALIEAIEETIPTPERDLTSPPLMHIARSFDVNKPGTPPDKLLGGVVGGSLARGKLRVGDEIEIRPGVKDERGNYNPIYTEVVSIMASGRQIEEATPGGLIGVATKLDPFLTKSDGLVGNVLGHPNELPDVLYEFTMEVQLLERVVGTEEEIKVEKIKMNEPLMLAVGTAITLGVVTSARDDIVEVKLKRPVCAEIGDRVAISRRVGTRWRLIGAGRIK